The Clostridium sp. AWRP genome has a window encoding:
- a CDS encoding aminotransferase class III-fold pyridoxal phosphate-dependent enzyme, whose protein sequence is MAVLEDTELDLEVDQIREYDKKYNLHSWSAQKNLKPIVITKAEGIYFWDSDGKKYFDMSSQLVNVNVGHGNKKIIEAIKRQAEKMPFMGPSYAVDVRAKLAARVIEKAPDNMSKVFFTLGGSDSNENAIKIAKMVTGRFKIFSRYRSYHGASFGAANLSGEPRRYTCEPGIPGFVKFFDPYIYREKIRFESEKEAAKFYLSKLREQLIYEGTDKVAAVVVESVTGSNGVIIPPEGYLQGIRKLCDEFGIIMVCDEVMAGWGRTGEWFACNNWNVKPDIITFAKGITCGYVPLGGVIVSEKIAKFFDDNVLMCGLTYNAHPLACAAGCATLDVYDEENLIENSKKMGVILGQKLEQIKKKHSSVGDVRYIGLFSAVELVKDRETREALVPYGKDPDGIMSKIVGMLKEKGFSTYSHESCLMIAPPLIINKEEMEEAMNIFDKVMYSIDEFVKTLKK, encoded by the coding sequence ATGGCAGTTTTAGAAGACACTGAGTTAGATTTAGAGGTTGATCAAATTAGAGAATATGATAAAAAGTACAACCTGCATTCCTGGAGTGCACAGAAAAATCTAAAGCCCATTGTAATTACCAAAGCTGAAGGAATTTATTTTTGGGACAGTGATGGAAAAAAGTATTTTGATATGTCTTCTCAATTAGTTAATGTAAATGTAGGACATGGAAATAAGAAGATAATAGAAGCTATAAAAAGACAGGCAGAAAAAATGCCATTTATGGGACCTTCCTATGCTGTAGATGTAAGGGCAAAATTGGCTGCTAGGGTAATAGAAAAGGCACCAGATAATATGTCCAAAGTATTCTTTACATTAGGAGGATCAGATTCTAATGAAAATGCTATAAAAATAGCCAAGATGGTTACTGGAAGATTTAAGATATTTTCGAGATATCGTTCCTACCATGGAGCAAGTTTTGGAGCTGCAAATTTAAGTGGAGAGCCTAGAAGATATACTTGTGAACCTGGAATACCTGGATTTGTAAAGTTTTTTGATCCTTATATTTATAGAGAAAAAATAAGATTTGAAAGTGAAAAAGAAGCTGCAAAATTTTATTTAAGCAAACTTAGAGAGCAGCTTATATACGAGGGTACGGATAAAGTAGCAGCTGTTGTTGTTGAAAGTGTAACTGGCAGCAATGGTGTAATCATACCACCTGAAGGTTATCTCCAAGGCATAAGAAAGCTATGTGATGAATTTGGAATAATTATGGTTTGTGATGAAGTTATGGCCGGATGGGGAAGAACTGGAGAATGGTTTGCCTGCAATAACTGGAATGTAAAACCAGATATTATCACATTTGCAAAAGGAATTACTTGTGGATATGTGCCTCTTGGAGGAGTAATTGTAAGTGAGAAAATAGCAAAATTTTTTGATGATAATGTACTTATGTGTGGACTAACATACAATGCACACCCGCTAGCCTGTGCCGCAGGATGCGCAACATTAGATGTGTATGATGAAGAAAATCTAATAGAAAATTCTAAGAAGATGGGGGTTATTTTAGGACAAAAATTAGAGCAAATAAAGAAAAAACATTCAAGTGTAGGAGACGTTAGATATATAGGATTGTTTTCTGCAGTAGAACTGGTAAAAGATAGAGAAACTAGAGAGGCTCTAGTACCTTATGGAAAAGATCCAGATGGAATAATGTCAAAGATAGTTGGAATGTTGAAAGAGAAAGGATTTTCAACTTATTCTCATGAGAGCTGCTTAATGATAGCACCTCCACTTATTATAAATAAAGAAGAGATGGAAGAAGCTATGAATATTTTTGATAAGGTTATGTATTCTATAGATGAATTTGTAAAAACATTAAAAAAATAA
- a CDS encoding iron-containing alcohol dehydrogenase produces MNYSVFQCPNKIIYGKDTVNFIGNEAAVFGNKAMIVTGKHSSKKTGALDKVYYSLKDQGIDPVIFNKVESDPSVITVREGVKAGKEEKVDFIVALGGGSAMDAAKAVSMVIGNGGDILDYEKIQPKTYGIPIIAVPTTAGTGSEVSKFSIITDTERKIKMLISSNFIIPEIAILDPLLTMMMPPQVTAATGMDAFTHAIEAYISKAAQPMSDTFAIKAIKIISSNISRSVLKGDIESREKMLLGQMYAGLAFSNASTALVHSMSRPLGAYYKVPHGMANAILLTEVMKFNRASCAEKFKVIAEAMGENVEGKSVREASLIAVDTIRSIFLETGLPVSLKEVGVDKDNFRKMAEDAMESKTTVLNPRKPTIEQLVEIYEKIY; encoded by the coding sequence ATGAATTATTCAGTTTTTCAATGTCCCAACAAAATAATATATGGGAAAGATACCGTAAATTTTATTGGAAATGAAGCAGCGGTGTTTGGAAATAAGGCAATGATAGTTACAGGAAAACATTCATCAAAAAAGACAGGTGCATTAGATAAAGTTTACTATAGTTTAAAAGATCAGGGAATAGATCCTGTTATATTTAATAAAGTAGAATCAGATCCTAGTGTAATTACTGTAAGGGAAGGAGTGAAAGCAGGAAAAGAAGAAAAAGTAGATTTTATAGTTGCATTAGGTGGAGGAAGTGCTATGGATGCAGCTAAAGCCGTAAGTATGGTTATAGGAAATGGAGGGGATATTTTAGATTATGAAAAAATTCAGCCTAAAACCTATGGTATACCTATTATAGCAGTTCCTACTACAGCAGGAACTGGAAGTGAAGTTAGTAAGTTTTCTATAATAACAGATACTGAAAGAAAGATAAAGATGCTTATTTCAAGTAATTTTATAATACCTGAAATAGCAATTTTAGACCCACTTTTGACTATGATGATGCCGCCTCAGGTTACGGCAGCTACAGGGATGGATGCTTTCACTCATGCAATTGAGGCATATATTTCAAAGGCTGCACAGCCAATGTCAGATACATTTGCAATAAAGGCAATAAAGATTATAAGCAGTAATATTTCACGGTCAGTCCTTAAAGGCGATATTGAATCTAGGGAAAAAATGCTTCTTGGACAGATGTATGCAGGACTTGCTTTTAGCAATGCATCTACAGCACTTGTTCATTCAATGTCAAGGCCTTTAGGAGCTTATTATAAAGTTCCCCATGGAATGGCAAATGCAATTTTGCTTACAGAGGTTATGAAGTTTAATAGAGCTTCTTGTGCTGAAAAATTTAAAGTTATAGCAGAAGCTATGGGAGAAAATGTAGAAGGAAAATCTGTAAGAGAGGCAAGCTTGATTGCAGTAGATACTATAAGGTCTATTTTCTTGGAAACAGGACTTCCAGTATCACTTAAAGAAGTTGGTGTAGACAAAGACAATTTTAGAAAGATGGCAGAAGATGCTATGGAAAGTAAAACTACGGTGCTTAATCCGAGAAAACCTACGATAGAGCAGTTAGTAGAAATATATGAAAAGATATATTAA
- a CDS encoding PucR family transcriptional regulator — MIVTCRNILNLPGLEKMRVVAGKGGLDRGITWAHVIEVPDVSDFVKGGELLFITGIAIGNNSEVLLKFIKDITSRNLSGLVINIGPYIKETPEEVINFANTADFPIFELPFEVKLIDVTQIICRAIFARNAHKESVNNFMREVIFENINIDEEMLDRAILYGYKREKKYCSLIVDIDDFSSYIKKKNIVDEEIIANIKNRVQDIIEYVLEENSKKYFYAVQSDAFYFMVCSTIENIDRIAESIRKEISKRMGDITVSIGLGDECSDLEDFKCVILEAMKALKLSKIFGKRDYVIKYKSLGIFRLFFDIETNEEMKKLFDENLLKLKMYDEKNSSVLVKTLIAYLKENRNLGKTAEKLYIHRNTIKYRINRIEEILNCDLKDDEIAFNIMLCIKIGVFLKLI; from the coding sequence ATGATTGTTACTTGTAGGAATATATTAAATTTACCAGGACTTGAAAAAATGAGAGTTGTAGCTGGGAAAGGAGGCTTAGACAGGGGAATTACCTGGGCACATGTAATAGAAGTACCTGATGTTAGTGATTTTGTAAAAGGAGGAGAACTTTTATTTATTACTGGTATAGCAATAGGAAATAATTCAGAAGTTCTTCTTAAATTTATCAAAGACATTACTTCTAGAAATTTATCCGGTCTTGTTATAAATATAGGTCCTTATATAAAAGAGACACCTGAAGAAGTTATAAATTTTGCAAATACTGCAGATTTTCCTATATTTGAGTTACCTTTTGAGGTTAAATTGATAGATGTGACTCAAATTATCTGCAGGGCTATTTTTGCACGAAATGCACATAAGGAATCTGTGAATAATTTTATGCGAGAAGTGATTTTTGAAAATATAAATATTGATGAGGAAATGTTAGACAGGGCAATTTTATATGGATACAAAAGAGAAAAGAAATATTGCAGCCTAATAGTTGATATTGATGACTTTAGTTCTTATATAAAGAAAAAAAATATAGTGGATGAAGAGATTATAGCAAATATAAAAAATCGTGTGCAAGATATAATAGAATATGTTTTGGAAGAAAATAGTAAAAAATATTTTTATGCAGTTCAAAGTGATGCATTTTATTTTATGGTATGTTCTACCATAGAAAATATAGACAGGATTGCAGAATCTATAAGAAAAGAAATATCAAAGAGGATGGGTGATATTACTGTAAGCATAGGATTAGGAGATGAATGTAGTGATTTAGAAGATTTTAAATGTGTAATACTAGAGGCAATGAAAGCATTAAAGTTATCTAAGATTTTTGGAAAAAGGGATTATGTCATAAAGTATAAGAGCTTAGGTATATTCAGGCTTTTTTTTGATATAGAAACAAATGAAGAGATGAAAAAACTATTTGATGAAAATTTACTTAAACTTAAAATGTATGATGAAAAAAACTCTTCTGTGCTAGTAAAAACATTAATTGCATATTTAAAGGAGAATAGAAACTTGGGTAAAACTGCAGAAAAGCTGTACATCCATAGAAATACTATAAAATATAGGATAAACAGAATAGAGGAAATATTAAACTGTGATTTGAAGGATGATGAAATTGCCTTTAATATTATGCTCTGCATAAAAATTGGGGTATTTTTGAAATTGATTTAA
- a CDS encoding spore germination protein — protein sequence MKKFFNSKNTSNPIYVQKLSDDRYNLPLNKSLSNNLHVLQQLFSNCADVVYHKFVIHSMKCSCILIFFNGLSDIRAINESILPSIMNIKGVTENDLKCDHTVEIIKKYFLQITKISELSTMGQITNALLNGNTVLLIDDDDIALEMTTPGWKEKDVSETDVEKVIRGPNEGFTQNISINISQLRRKIKSSDLKVEDFIIGKQTQTKISITYLQGIVDNHIVEELKERIERIDIDSILESGYIEELIEDTHYTLFPQIQHSEKPDRVAAGILEGRVAVLVDGTPCVLILPATLIQFLQTSEDYYERYTTTIFVRFIRLIFFVISLLLPGCFVAIILYHKEMIPTPLLISIMGAAHGVPFPIFIEALFMEITFEALREAGIRLPSSASQTVGIVGALVIGDAAVKAGITSPIMVIVIAITAIASFSIPSYDMGYTIRILRFSMLCLGAFLGLYGILLGIIILLIHLSSLSSFGVKYLSPLAPLSLKDLKDTLIRFPWPYMKCRPHFANANNLHRQKSSSKNNKDEKGQ from the coding sequence GTGAAGAAGTTTTTTAATTCTAAAAACACTTCAAATCCTATTTATGTACAAAAGTTATCTGATGATAGATATAATTTGCCCTTAAATAAATCTCTTTCGAATAATTTACATGTATTACAGCAATTGTTTTCAAATTGTGCTGATGTTGTTTACCACAAATTTGTTATACATTCAATGAAATGTTCCTGCATACTCATTTTTTTTAATGGACTTTCGGATATAAGAGCAATTAATGAAAGCATATTACCTTCTATCATGAATATTAAAGGTGTTACTGAAAATGATTTAAAATGTGATCATACTGTAGAAATAATTAAAAAATATTTTCTCCAAATTACAAAAATAAGTGAATTATCAACTATGGGTCAAATTACAAATGCTCTCTTAAATGGAAATACTGTACTTTTGATAGACGATGATGATATTGCCTTAGAAATGACAACTCCCGGGTGGAAAGAAAAAGACGTATCGGAAACTGATGTTGAAAAGGTCATAAGAGGTCCAAACGAAGGATTTACACAAAATATTTCCATCAATATCTCACAACTCAGAAGAAAAATAAAATCTTCAGATTTAAAAGTTGAAGATTTTATAATCGGAAAACAAACTCAGACAAAAATAAGCATCACCTATTTACAGGGAATAGTAGATAATCATATTGTTGAAGAATTAAAAGAAAGGATTGAAAGAATAGACATAGATTCTATTCTAGAAAGTGGATATATAGAAGAGCTGATAGAAGATACTCATTATACATTATTTCCACAAATTCAGCACAGTGAAAAACCAGATAGAGTTGCCGCTGGAATTTTAGAAGGCAGGGTAGCCGTTTTAGTAGATGGTACTCCCTGCGTTTTAATACTTCCTGCTACTTTAATTCAATTTTTGCAAACTAGTGAGGATTATTATGAAAGATATACTACTACCATATTTGTACGTTTCATAAGATTAATTTTCTTTGTGATTTCGCTGCTGCTCCCAGGATGTTTTGTTGCAATTATTTTATATCATAAAGAAATGATTCCTACACCTTTACTTATTAGCATTATGGGAGCTGCCCATGGAGTTCCTTTTCCTATTTTTATTGAAGCATTGTTCATGGAAATAACCTTTGAAGCACTTAGAGAAGCAGGTATACGTCTTCCTTCATCAGCTAGCCAAACTGTAGGTATTGTTGGTGCACTTGTTATTGGTGATGCAGCTGTTAAAGCTGGGATTACTTCTCCTATTATGGTTATTGTTATAGCCATTACAGCAATAGCTTCTTTTAGCATTCCGTCTTATGATATGGGGTATACCATTCGTATTTTACGTTTTTCCATGCTGTGTTTAGGCGCATTTTTGGGACTATATGGAATTTTATTAGGGATCATTATACTTTTAATTCATCTATCATCATTAAGTTCTTTTGGTGTAAAATATCTTTCTCCGTTAGCTCCCTTAAGTTTAAAGGATTTGAAAGATACTTTAATAAGATTTCCTTGGCCTTATATGAAATGCAGACCTCACTTTGCCAATGCTAATAATCTGCATCGGCAAAAGTCATCATCTAAAAACAACAAAGACGAGAAAGGACAATAA
- a CDS encoding Ger(x)C family spore germination protein has protein sequence MKYKSTLFYILIFTFSISLYGCSSDKSELNEINVVAGIGIDKISSNNTFLITLEIINPSHSKGDSTVSKRENKSIIQVSTGHSIFSTMQNFSKNNPVLLDFSHAKVIILSRELCESESEVSEVMDYLSRNRQIRSTSWIFVSNKPAREILQSRILGDSATSTAINSMMTLFKKNGPIVPININNFIIESKNESKSTFAPVIDIEKSKDSTAAKITVERMAIFKNNHLMGILTSEESKSLLWIVDYAKGHEVIFPIKSGINDNVTIDVFKKSDKIIPHLTENGINTEIQCSGTAFIEETQNINISPEAINNLQYNIESTLESQLNKLIYKSQKDLNTDFIGFSTKIYNNNPKEWINIKKNWSQIFPNIKYEINFKIKVTNIGIVKDPVITTKEENSK, from the coding sequence ATGAAGTATAAATCGACATTATTTTATATTTTAATCTTTACATTTTCCATTTCACTTTACGGTTGTAGTAGTGATAAAAGCGAACTAAATGAAATTAATGTTGTGGCTGGCATTGGTATTGATAAAATATCCAGTAATAACACTTTTCTTATAACATTAGAGATTATTAATCCCAGCCATTCAAAAGGTGATTCTACTGTATCTAAAAGAGAAAATAAATCTATTATTCAAGTAAGCACTGGTCATTCTATTTTTAGTACAATGCAAAACTTTTCAAAAAATAATCCTGTATTACTTGACTTTTCACATGCCAAAGTAATCATTTTATCAAGAGAATTATGTGAGTCGGAATCAGAAGTTTCTGAAGTAATGGATTATTTAAGTAGAAATCGTCAAATTCGAAGTACTAGTTGGATATTTGTTTCAAATAAACCAGCTAGGGAAATTTTACAAAGTAGAATACTTGGTGACTCTGCAACTTCAACTGCTATAAATAGCATGATGACCTTATTTAAAAAAAATGGACCTATTGTACCTATAAATATAAATAATTTTATTATAGAGTCAAAAAATGAATCAAAATCGACCTTTGCCCCTGTAATCGATATAGAAAAATCAAAAGATAGTACTGCTGCCAAAATTACAGTTGAAAGAATGGCCATTTTTAAAAATAATCATTTAATGGGAATACTTACCAGTGAAGAATCTAAGAGCCTTTTGTGGATAGTCGATTATGCAAAGGGTCATGAAGTTATCTTTCCTATTAAATCAGGTATAAATGATAACGTAACTATAGATGTTTTTAAAAAATCTGACAAAATAATTCCTCATTTAACTGAAAATGGTATTAATACGGAAATTCAATGTAGTGGTACTGCTTTTATTGAGGAAACACAAAATATTAATATCAGCCCTGAAGCTATAAATAATCTTCAATATAATATTGAATCTACACTAGAAAGTCAATTAAATAAATTAATATATAAATCACAAAAGGACTTAAATACAGACTTCATTGGTTTTTCAACTAAAATATACAACAATAATCCAAAAGAATGGATTAATATAAAAAAAAATTGGTCTCAAATATTTCCAAATATAAAATATGAAATTAATTTCAAAATTAAAGTAACTAATATAGGAATAGTTAAAGATCCTGTTATAACAACCAAGGAGGAAAATAGTAAATGA